The Roseovarius indicus genome has a segment encoding these proteins:
- a CDS encoding KPN_02809 family neutral zinc metallopeptidase yields the protein MRLKGIRRSRNVEDRRRSGKAGAGIGGVGLLVVVVIAYFAGVDITPLLQGQDPFAQGETQRELSPEEERAAAFASRVLATTEAVWGQVFPEQLGREYDPPVLVLFSGVTQSPCGGASGATGPFYCPADRKAYLDTAFFETLSRQLGAKGDFAAAYVIAHEVAHHVQNELGILPEVNRMRQASDKVQANALTVRLELQADCLSGVWARNVDGLLEPGDVEEALNAARRIGDDYLQERAGRVPQPHTFTHGTSKQRAGWFATGYESGEPGACDTFAADGI from the coding sequence ATGCGGCTGAAGGGTATCCGGCGGAGCCGGAATGTCGAGGACCGGCGCCGGTCGGGCAAGGCGGGCGCCGGGATTGGCGGCGTAGGCCTGCTGGTGGTGGTCGTGATCGCCTATTTCGCCGGGGTCGACATCACGCCGCTGTTGCAGGGGCAGGATCCGTTTGCCCAGGGCGAGACGCAGCGGGAGCTGTCGCCAGAGGAGGAGCGGGCCGCGGCGTTCGCCTCGCGTGTGCTGGCGACAACCGAGGCGGTCTGGGGGCAGGTCTTTCCCGAGCAGCTGGGGCGCGAGTATGACCCGCCGGTTCTGGTGCTGTTTTCCGGCGTGACGCAGAGCCCGTGCGGCGGGGCGTCGGGCGCGACGGGCCCCTTCTACTGCCCGGCAGACAGGAAGGCCTACCTGGACACGGCGTTTTTCGAAACGCTGAGCCGGCAGCTTGGCGCGAAGGGGGATTTCGCCGCGGCTTACGTGATCGCCCACGAGGTGGCGCATCACGTGCAGAACGAGCTGGGCATCCTGCCGGAGGTGAACCGGATGCGACAGGCCTCGGACAAGGTGCAGGCCAATGCGTTGACCGTCAGGCTGGAGTTGCAGGCGGATTGCCTGTCAGGTGTCTGGGCGCGGAACGTGGACGGGCTGCTGGAGCCGGGTGACGTGGAAGAGGCGCTGAACGCCGCGCGGCGGATTGGCGACGATTACCTGCAGGAGCGCGCCGGTCGGGTGCCGCAGCCGCACACCTTTACGCATGGGACCTCGAAGCAGCGGGCGGGCTGGTTCGCGACGGGCTACGAGAGCGGCGAACCGGGGGCCTGTGATACGTTCGCGGCGGACGGGATCTGA
- a CDS encoding protein-tyrosine phosphatase family protein, with translation MSGFVIFGLPVARGILAIAPMPGRGGHYAEDIAHMKDWKPALVISMVTEVEMVAAGAGDLGAELLNSGARWHHIPCHDFGVPTGESEQLWEAASERACAALKGGGRVLIHCMGGCGRSGTAALKLMVACGEKPGPALERLRAVRPCAVETAAQYDWARKK, from the coding sequence ATGTCGGGATTCGTGATCTTCGGCCTTCCGGTGGCGCGTGGCATCCTTGCCATTGCACCGATGCCGGGGCGCGGGGGGCACTATGCCGAGGATATCGCCCACATGAAGGACTGGAAGCCTGCGCTGGTGATCTCGATGGTGACCGAGGTCGAGATGGTGGCGGCGGGGGCCGGCGATCTCGGGGCGGAATTGCTCAATTCCGGGGCGCGGTGGCACCACATCCCCTGCCACGATTTTGGCGTGCCCACGGGCGAAAGCGAGCAGCTATGGGAGGCCGCGAGCGAGCGGGCCTGTGCGGCGCTGAAGGGCGGCGGGCGTGTGCTTATCCATTGCATGGGCGGGTGTGGGCGGTCGGGGACCGCTGCGCTCAAGCTGATGGTGGCCTGTGGCGAGAAGCCGGGGCCGGCGCTGGAGCGGCTGCGGGCGGTTCGGCCTTGTGCGGTGGAGACGGCGGCCCAGTACGACTGGGCGAGGAAGAAGTAA
- a CDS encoding ankyrin repeat domain-containing protein produces MDDLSLNGLRFAAKRMQRAHRAGEAWAVERLKQYGPGKPAEALVRADFLHAVAREAGFESWPRLKLAAEAMGMDRAAALQGLKQALFRGQTARVEALLARFPDLADGVFGLECALYRRGAVEAALAREPGLAVAKLGPRTPILHLAFSRWIHARPGLEADMLAVAELLLAHGADVNDGYVEAPGSGHALSALYGAIGHADNMVLAQWLLDKGADPDDGESLYHSTELGHHRALRMLLEAGAEPKGTNALFRAMDFHDHAAVEMLLAHGARAEEFSPDEVGGEAPSVIPALHQAARRMSDARMVGLLLEAGAGTARRWMGVTAYAMARVYGNRALARALEARGADTGLSREEGLLAAAAEGRESPGQFIDPEKLPGAFRGLLRELVHLPDRLEHMRRLVALGVPYDEPGGPERITPTHVAGWEGKPEVLAWFLSLRPDLGFVNGFGGTLLSTILHGAEKNPARAERDHIGCARLALEQGVALPRAVIEGCGHEDMAAFLRAWAEARPGQVADGPA; encoded by the coding sequence ATGGATGATCTTTCCCTAAACGGGCTGCGATTCGCGGCCAAACGTATGCAGCGCGCCCATCGGGCGGGCGAGGCCTGGGCCGTGGAGCGGCTGAAGCAGTACGGGCCGGGCAAGCCGGCGGAGGCGCTGGTGCGCGCCGATTTCCTGCATGCGGTGGCACGGGAGGCGGGGTTCGAGAGCTGGCCCCGGCTGAAGCTGGCCGCCGAGGCGATGGGGATGGACCGGGCGGCGGCGTTGCAGGGGCTGAAACAGGCGCTGTTTCGCGGGCAGACTGCGCGGGTCGAGGCCTTGCTGGCGCGGTTTCCGGACCTGGCGGACGGCGTGTTCGGGCTGGAATGTGCGCTGTACCGGCGGGGCGCGGTGGAGGCGGCGCTGGCAAGGGAGCCCGGGCTGGCGGTTGCGAAGCTGGGGCCGCGGACGCCGATCCTGCACCTGGCGTTTTCGCGGTGGATCCATGCGCGGCCCGGGCTGGAGGCGGATATGCTGGCGGTGGCGGAGTTGTTGCTGGCGCATGGGGCGGATGTGAATGACGGGTACGTGGAGGCGCCGGGGAGCGGGCATGCCCTGTCGGCGCTTTATGGGGCGATCGGCCATGCGGACAACATGGTGCTGGCGCAGTGGCTGCTGGACAAGGGGGCGGATCCGGATGATGGCGAGTCGCTCTATCATTCCACGGAGCTGGGGCATCACCGGGCGTTGAGGATGCTGCTGGAGGCGGGGGCGGAGCCGAAAGGGACGAACGCGCTGTTCCGGGCGATGGATTTTCACGATCACGCGGCGGTGGAGATGTTGCTGGCGCATGGGGCCCGGGCGGAAGAGTTCAGCCCCGACGAGGTGGGGGGAGAGGCGCCGTCGGTCATTCCGGCGCTGCACCAGGCGGCGCGGCGGATGAGCGATGCGCGGATGGTGGGCCTGTTGCTGGAGGCGGGGGCCGGGACGGCGCGCCGCTGGATGGGGGTCACGGCTTACGCAATGGCGCGGGTGTACGGGAACCGGGCGTTGGCCCGCGCGCTGGAGGCCAGGGGCGCCGATACGGGATTGAGCCGGGAGGAGGGGTTGCTGGCTGCCGCGGCGGAGGGGCGGGAGAGCCCGGGGCAGTTCATCGACCCGGAGAAGTTGCCCGGGGCGTTTCGGGGTCTGCTGAGGGAGCTGGTGCATCTGCCGGATCGGCTGGAGCACATGCGGCGGCTGGTGGCGCTGGGGGTGCCGTATGACGAGCCGGGCGGCCCGGAACGGATCACGCCGACGCATGTGGCGGGCTGGGAGGGGAAGCCGGAGGTGCTGGCGTGGTTCCTGTCGCTGCGGCCCGACCTCGGGTTCGTGAACGGGTTTGGCGGGACCCTGCTGTCGACCATCCTGCACGGGGCGGAGAAGAATCCGGCGCGGGCGGAGCGGGATCACATCGGTTGCGCGCGGCTGGCGCTGGAACAGGGCGTGGCCCTGCCGCGTGCGGTGATCGAGGGCTGCGGGCATGAGGACATGGCGGCGTTCCTGCGGGCCTGGGCCGAGGCGCGGCCCGGGCAGGTTGCGGACGGGCCGGCCTAG
- a CDS encoding iron-containing alcohol dehydrogenase gives MNLVGNWSYPTAVKFGAGRIAELGEACAAAGIKRPLLVTDRGLAGLPVTQGVLERMEAAGLGRAMFSEVDPNPNEVNLAAGVAAFNEGGHDGVIALGGGSGLDLGKLVAFMAGQTRPVWDFEDIGDWWTRADADAIVPIVAVPTTAGTGSEVGRAGVLTNSETHVKKIIFHPKVLPAVVICDPELTVGMPKAITAGTGLDAFAHCVEAFSSPHYHPMSQGIALEGMRLVIENLPKAYENGEDLEARAHMMSAAAMGAVGFQKGLGAIHALSHPVGAHFGTHHGTTNAVCMPAVLEFNAPMIAERFDRAAPYLGINGGFAGFKAFVAEFNDRLGIPQGLKALGVTEESIPALVKDAVTDPSCGGNPVELNEENLADLYRAAM, from the coding sequence ATGAACCTTGTGGGCAACTGGTCGTATCCGACGGCGGTGAAATTCGGGGCCGGGCGGATCGCGGAGCTGGGCGAGGCCTGTGCGGCGGCGGGGATCAAGCGGCCGTTGCTGGTGACAGATCGCGGGCTGGCGGGGCTGCCGGTGACGCAGGGCGTGCTGGAGAGGATGGAGGCGGCCGGACTGGGCCGGGCGATGTTCTCGGAGGTGGACCCGAACCCCAACGAGGTGAACCTGGCCGCCGGGGTGGCGGCGTTCAACGAGGGCGGGCATGACGGCGTGATCGCGCTGGGCGGCGGTTCCGGCCTCGACCTTGGCAAGCTGGTGGCCTTCATGGCCGGGCAGACGCGGCCGGTGTGGGATTTCGAGGATATCGGCGACTGGTGGACTCGGGCCGATGCCGACGCGATCGTGCCGATCGTGGCGGTGCCGACGACCGCCGGGACGGGGTCGGAAGTGGGGCGGGCCGGGGTGCTGACCAATTCCGAGACACATGTGAAGAAGATCATCTTCCATCCGAAGGTGCTGCCGGCGGTGGTGATCTGTGATCCGGAGCTGACGGTGGGGATGCCGAAGGCGATCACCGCCGGAACCGGCCTCGATGCGTTCGCGCATTGCGTGGAGGCCTTTTCGAGCCCGCATTATCACCCGATGAGCCAGGGCATCGCGCTGGAGGGGATGCGGCTGGTGATCGAGAACCTGCCGAAAGCCTATGAGAATGGCGAGGATCTGGAGGCGCGGGCGCATATGATGAGCGCGGCGGCGATGGGCGCGGTGGGCTTTCAGAAGGGCCTGGGGGCAATTCATGCGCTGAGCCATCCGGTGGGGGCGCATTTCGGCACCCATCACGGGACGACCAATGCCGTCTGCATGCCGGCGGTGCTGGAATTCAACGCCCCGATGATTGCCGAGCGGTTCGACCGGGCGGCGCCGTATCTTGGGATCAACGGCGGGTTTGCCGGGTTCAAGGCATTCGTGGCCGAGTTCAACGACCGGCTGGGCATTCCGCAGGGGCTGAAGGCGCTGGGCGTCACCGAGGAGAGCATTCCGGCGCTGGTGAAGGATGCGGTGACGGACCCGAGCTGTGGCGGGAACCCGGTGGAGCTGAACGAGGAAAACCTTGCCGACTTGTACCGGGCGGCGATGTGA